One stretch of Hypomesus transpacificus isolate Combined female unplaced genomic scaffold, fHypTra1 scaffold_170, whole genome shotgun sequence DNA includes these proteins:
- the LOC124489073 gene encoding kelch-like protein 33, with product MRKVYRRQTYAKELFQTLEGFRDSSLLTDLTLSTEDGLSFQVHSPVLAAVSSLVHHSLQDGDAEWEKRGGSVDGDTQREVLMVLGPGVDRVGLAGVLEFAYTGVISALNTGNVVQIQTAAQVLGVPRVLELCREEEEKMKIGGQKKTEERKISAAEQMEISLQSIRQLWTQRVGCDVVLGVDGTSFHAHRVVLAASSDYFRAMFTSGMKESQQYCVTLPFLLASELEILIGCSHSGSLSLNWDCVFEVGCTALRLQFQAAFSLCIDFLQQEIGVHSCLDVASFAEEFGMADLLKTADNFVLRNFNKVSVTEKFKDLPFKKLCMFLRSPHLCVSSELVVFKAVMSWIGVNPTTSPKLIRKLLKTVQFPLMTFPDIKEIKAMKTWTDCNSVYLLKTLLKEFWSYRFASDNHYRIYLPTETLVLVGGNQLSEDTQIHIPTRELWFGNSLRNHIGIVKSVEWRKLGEIPETPRVSHEVVVLEGKLYVVGGRKFWNRSDALSSAWRYDPAPNEWQKLADMQEPRCSFSVVGVDGLIYAIGGDFEYQANFDRVDRYCPKTDSWSSCKPLDSALSGHSASVLDGQIFISGGFNCNYECQVSMFLYHPERGTTYLTDMIQPRALHCMETLNNRLYVTGGISADAQRGYFDQLSCEVYDPGRDSWSSISPLTVPHVGPASAVLEGKLYVLGGYCQEDNRESKLVHRYDPSSQCWENMGSMPGPSIALQACVLSLPAHLRQLPH from the exons ATGAGAAAGGTTTATCGCAGACAAACGTACGCTAAAGAGCTCTTCCAGACCTTGGAGGGTTTCAGGGACTCGTCTCTGCTCACCGACCTGACTCTGAGCACTGAGGATGGGCTGAGCTTTCAGGTCCACTCCCCTGTCCTGGCTGCTGTCAGCTCCCTGGTCCACCACAGTCTGCAGGACGGGGATGCAGagtgggagaagaggggaggatctGTTGAtggtgacacacagagagaggtgttgATGGTTCTGGGTCCTGGGGTGGACCGTGTAGGGCTGGCGGGGGTGCTGGAGTTTGCCTACACTGGGGTCATATCAGCTCTGAACACAGGCAATGTGGTCCAGATCCAGACTGCAGCTCAAGTACTGGGAGTTCCCAGAGTTCTGGAGCTctgtagagaggaagaggagaagatgaagataggaggacagaagaagacagaggagaggaagatctcAGCTGCAGAACAGATGGAGATCAGTCTTCAGTCCATCAGACAGCTGTGGACACAGAGAGTAGGCTGTGATGTCGTACTGGGGGTGGATGGAACTTCTTTTCATG CTCACAGAGTTGTCCTGGCTGCCAGTAGTGACTATTTCAGAGCAATGTTCACCAGTGGGATGAAAGAATCCCAGCAGTACTGTGTGACTCTCCCCTTCCTGTTGGCATCGGAGCTGGAGATCCTGATTGGTTGCTCGCACAGTGGGTCACTTTCTCTCAATTGGGACTGTGTCTTTGAGGTCGGCTGCACCGCCCTCCGGCTACAGTTCCAGGCCGCCTTCTCACTGTGCATCGACTTCCTGCAACAGGAAATAGGCGTGCACTCCTGCCTGGACGTGGCGTCCTTCGCTGAGGAGTTTGGGATGGCAGATCTTCTCAAAACAGCCGACAACTTTGTCCTCCGGAACTTCAATAAGGTCTCAGTCACAGAGAAGTTCAAAGACTTGCCCTTTAAAAAGCTTTGTATGTTCCTGAGAAGCCCCCACCTCTGTGTGTCTTCTGAACTTGTCGTATTTAAGGCAGTGATGTCCTGGATCGGGGTCAATCCCACGACCAGTCCTAAACTAATTAGAAAACTGCTGAAAACGGTTCAGTTCCCTTTAATGACCTTCCCAGATATCAAAGAGATCAAAGCCATGAAGACATGGACTGATTGCAACTCTGTTTATCTCTTGAAGACTTTACTGAAAGAGTTCTGGTCCTATCGCTTTGCCTCAGACAACCATTACAGGATCTACCTACCCACAGAGACATTGGTCTTGGTAGGTGGAAACCAGTTATCTGAGGATACACAGATACATATTCCTACTCGagagttgtggtttggtaattccCTGAGGAACCATATTGGCATTGTGAAGAGTGTGGAGTGGAGGAAGCTGGGAGAGATACCAGAGACACCCAGGGTTAGTCATGAGGTGGTGGTTCTGGAGGGGAAGTTGTACGTGGTTGGAGGCAGGAAGTTCTGGAACAGATCGGACGCCCTGAGCTCAGCCTGGCG GTACGACCCAGCTCCAAATGAATGGCAGAAGCTGGCCGACATGCAGGAGCCAAGGTGCTCCTTCTCTGTGGTTGGTGTGGATGGTTTGATATATGCCATAGGAGGAGACTTCGAATACCAGGCTAACTTTGACAGGGTGGATCGCTACTGCCCAAAGACAGACTCCTGGAG CTCCTGCAAACCTCTGGACTCTGCCTTGAGCGGCCACTCTGCCTCAGTGCTGGACGGCCAGATCTTCATCTCAGGAGGCTTCAACTGCAACTATGAGTGTCAAGTGTCCATGTTCCTCTACCACCCAGAGAGAGGAACCACCTACCTGACTGACATGATCCAACCCCGGGCCTTACACTGCATGGAGACCCTCAATAACCGCCTGTACGTAACAGGTGGTATCTCCGCTGATGCCCAGAGGGGCTACTTTGACCAGCTGTCCTGTGAGGTGTACGACCCTGGGAGGGACTCCTGGAGCTCCATCTCCCCCCTGACCGTCCCTCACGTTGGCCCAGCCTCGGCAGTCCTGGAGGGGAAGCTGTACGTGCTGGGAGGGTACTGCCAGGAGGACAACAGGGAGTCCAAGCTGGTGCACCGCTACGATCCCAGCAGCCAGTGCTGGGAGAACATGGGCAGTATGCCTGGACCCAGCATCGCTTTACAAGCATGTGTGCTTTCCCTGCCGGCACATCTGAGACAATTACCTCATTAA